One Rhodohalobacter sp. SW132 DNA segment encodes these proteins:
- the nadC gene encoding carboxylating nicotinate-nucleotide diphosphorylase: MKNTSHTDLQFPRLTLQNLLKTGFEEDLGFGDISSAILPDKLIKGEFIAKSDGIISGIDSILIGYQILDETVEVQHLVSDGDYVEAGECIARVDGPVRALLTSERVILNILQHLSGIATKTFKAVKEMGDTSTRICDTRKTLPGLRALQKYAVRCGGGYNHRMRLDDGVMIKDNHIAAAGSITKAMETARGQNGLMVKIEVECETEDQVKEAIKAGADIIMLDNQTPESAAQLCAMIPDNIIVELSGGMTPETVGEFKDCGAHYISMGCVTHSVTALDISFVLTGAIKNV, from the coding sequence TTGAAGAACACATCACATACAGATCTTCAGTTTCCCCGGTTAACGCTGCAAAACCTCCTGAAAACCGGTTTTGAGGAAGATTTAGGCTTTGGAGATATCAGCAGCGCTATTCTGCCTGATAAGCTTATCAAAGGTGAATTTATCGCAAAATCAGACGGCATCATTTCAGGTATCGATTCGATTTTGATAGGCTACCAAATTCTGGATGAAACTGTAGAAGTGCAGCACCTGGTATCTGATGGTGATTATGTTGAAGCGGGAGAATGCATCGCGAGGGTAGATGGGCCGGTCCGGGCGCTGCTGACCAGTGAGCGGGTAATCCTGAATATTTTGCAGCACCTGAGCGGCATCGCTACTAAAACGTTCAAAGCCGTAAAGGAGATGGGAGATACTTCAACCCGTATTTGTGATACCCGAAAAACATTGCCGGGTTTACGTGCTCTTCAAAAATATGCTGTACGTTGCGGGGGCGGATACAATCACCGGATGCGCCTGGATGACGGTGTGATGATTAAAGACAATCATATCGCCGCTGCCGGATCAATCACAAAAGCAATGGAGACCGCGCGAGGTCAAAATGGACTGATGGTTAAGATTGAAGTGGAGTGCGAAACGGAGGATCAGGTAAAAGAGGCGATAAAAGCCGGGGCTGATATCATTATGCTGGATAATCAGACACCGGAAAGTGCCGCTCAACTTTGTGCAATGATACCCGATAATATCATCGTGGAACTGAGTGGTGGAATGACCCCGGAAACCGTCGGGGAATTTAAGGATTGCGGCGCGCACTATATCTCCATGGGTTGTGTTACTCATTCGGTCACCGCGCTCGATATCAGTTTTGTGCTGACCGGCGCGATAAAAAATGTGTAG
- a CDS encoding ectonucleotide pyrophosphatase/phosphodiesterase: MKKYLPYLIPFSVFLILAFTSCDRQAKPANSDGTQTNKVLLISFDGFMNEYLDRNETPNFDRFISGGVMAEHMIPVFPTKTFPNHYSVATGLYVENHGIISNSFPDDSLGGRFSYGPPEDSPNDERWWGGEPIWTTVELQGKTSATMFWPGSEASIHGIQPTRWKDYDGSVENIARIDTVMTWLDPAGEVNADFATLYFSDVDSRGHSYGPNSPEVDEAVVEADRLLGYLVEKIEEAGLTDHINILITSDHGMAELSDDKIIFLDEMIDMNDIRVIDWTPVAMLQPDDGKKDEIYQTLKENEENYRVYKKEELPREYHFSNHYRIPEIIMIADVSYTITSRSFYENRGIVAGTHGYDHQAPEMATIFYASGPDIKTGETIAPFQSVHLYELMAHLLNMEPAENDGDLEEVIQILDDRF; the protein is encoded by the coding sequence ATGAAAAAATATTTACCCTATCTGATACCATTTTCTGTTTTTTTAATCCTCGCCTTTACCAGCTGTGACCGACAGGCAAAACCAGCTAATAGCGACGGTACTCAAACCAATAAAGTCCTTTTGATCTCTTTCGATGGTTTTATGAATGAATATCTGGACCGAAACGAAACTCCGAATTTCGATCGCTTTATTTCCGGCGGGGTGATGGCTGAACATATGATTCCCGTGTTCCCAACCAAAACATTCCCGAATCACTACTCTGTTGCCACCGGCTTGTATGTGGAAAATCACGGAATCATCTCCAACAGTTTTCCGGATGACAGCCTTGGCGGCCGGTTTAGTTATGGTCCGCCTGAAGATAGCCCGAACGATGAGCGGTGGTGGGGCGGTGAGCCGATTTGGACAACTGTTGAGCTGCAGGGAAAAACGTCTGCTACCATGTTCTGGCCCGGATCGGAAGCATCTATTCACGGAATTCAGCCCACTCGCTGGAAAGATTATGACGGTTCTGTAGAAAACATTGCACGCATCGATACAGTGATGACCTGGCTCGATCCCGCTGGCGAAGTGAATGCCGATTTTGCAACGCTCTATTTTAGTGATGTGGATAGCCGCGGACATTCGTACGGCCCCAACTCTCCCGAAGTCGACGAGGCCGTTGTGGAAGCCGACAGGCTGCTGGGTTACCTGGTGGAAAAAATTGAGGAGGCCGGACTTACGGATCATATCAACATTCTTATCACTTCCGATCACGGGATGGCGGAGCTGTCGGATGATAAAATCATCTTCCTGGATGAAATGATTGATATGAACGACATTCGGGTCATTGACTGGACCCCGGTAGCGATGCTTCAGCCCGATGATGGGAAAAAGGATGAGATCTATCAAACCCTAAAAGAGAACGAAGAGAACTATCGCGTCTACAAAAAAGAGGAACTGCCTCGTGAATATCACTTCAGCAATCACTACCGTATTCCGGAGATTATTATGATTGCGGATGTATCCTACACCATCACGTCACGCTCATTTTACGAAAACCGCGGTATTGTTGCCGGCACACATGGTTATGATCACCAGGCTCCCGAGATGGCTACAATATTCTACGCATCGGGCCCGGATATCAAAACCGGTGAAACCATCGCGCCCTTTCAATCCGTTCACCTCTACGAACTGATGGCGCACCTGCTGAATATGGAGCCTGCGGAGAATGACGGGGATTTGGAGGAGGTTATTCAGATATTAGATGATAGATTTTAG
- the folP gene encoding dihydropteroate synthase, with the protein MPENRESLSSPKKSIRCRGRDLVLDTPVVMGILNTTPDSFSDGGKYTNIKTALQRVGEMADAGATIVDIGGESTRPGSEPVSIETELDRTIPVISKIADVFPELLISIDTTKYEVAARAIEAGAHILNDVSGLEKEPRFAELCSGTETAYICMHSQGNPKTMQQKPSYSDVVEEIYQFLQKKLQFLKEKGVESVIIDPGIGFGKTLRHNLELVDRLPRFLDLNTPVMIGASRKSSIGEILDGRGTDGRLAGTIALHYHCLINGASIIRVHDVQEAADSVKIFNAVQSVSI; encoded by the coding sequence ATGCCTGAAAACCGAGAATCCCTGTCGTCACCAAAAAAATCGATCAGATGCAGAGGCAGGGATCTTGTGCTGGACACCCCGGTAGTGATGGGAATTCTCAACACTACACCGGATTCTTTTTCAGACGGCGGAAAATATACCAATATCAAAACTGCACTTCAGAGGGTAGGGGAGATGGCAGATGCAGGAGCCACCATCGTGGATATCGGCGGGGAATCAACCCGTCCGGGATCAGAACCGGTTTCCATTGAAACTGAGCTCGATCGCACGATTCCTGTTATTTCAAAAATAGCGGATGTTTTTCCCGAACTTCTTATCTCAATTGATACTACCAAGTACGAAGTTGCCGCCCGGGCGATTGAAGCCGGTGCACATATTCTGAATGATGTCAGCGGTTTGGAAAAAGAGCCCCGTTTCGCAGAACTGTGCTCGGGAACAGAAACGGCGTATATCTGTATGCATTCCCAGGGAAATCCCAAAACGATGCAGCAAAAACCATCCTATTCCGATGTGGTCGAAGAGATTTATCAATTTCTTCAGAAAAAACTTCAATTCCTTAAGGAAAAAGGAGTTGAATCCGTTATAATAGATCCGGGAATCGGATTTGGAAAAACATTGCGGCATAACCTTGAACTCGTAGACAGGCTGCCCCGTTTTCTTGATCTTAATACACCAGTGATGATTGGCGCTTCAAGAAAATCTTCAATTGGAGAGATTCTGGACGGCCGGGGTACAGATGGAAGACTTGCAGGCACTATTGCCCTGCATTATCACTGTCTGATTAACGGGGCATCGATCATCCGGGTTCATGATGTTCAGGAAGCCGCCGATTCCGTCAAAATATTTAATGCCGTTCAGTCGGTTTCAATTTAA
- the fdxA gene encoding ferredoxin FdxA has product MAYVVTEPCVNCKYTNCAAVCPVDAFREGPNFLTIDPLECIDCDACVSECPVEAIFPDDEVPEEWEHYIELNERLAENWEDKIINETQDALPDADDWAEKTDKLDLLIEEWD; this is encoded by the coding sequence ATGGCGTACGTAGTAACTGAACCCTGTGTAAATTGTAAATATACAAACTGTGCGGCTGTCTGCCCGGTGGACGCTTTTCGTGAAGGCCCCAACTTTTTAACGATTGATCCCCTTGAGTGTATCGATTGTGATGCCTGCGTTTCTGAATGTCCTGTGGAAGCGATCTTCCCGGATGATGAAGTTCCTGAGGAGTGGGAGCATTATATCGAGTTAAATGAGCGGCTGGCAGAAAACTGGGAAGATAAAATTATTAATGAAACCCAGGATGCTCTGCCGGATGCCGACGATTGGGCTGAAAAAACCGACAAACTGGATCTGTTGATCGAAGAGTGGGATTAA
- a CDS encoding carboxypeptidase regulatory-like domain-containing protein, producing MIKKWLLFLTPILFLPMLVSAQSVTGANINGTVTDSDGESLPGATVIAVHEPSGTEYGTTTRSDGRFNIRNVRIGGPYTIRVTFIGFRSAEQEDINLELSQDYRIDFTLVDETLDLGEVSVTAQRDAVISGDRSGARSRVSRDQLDVLPSINRSIQDYTRLSPQVSGSNIAGRSGRRNAIQIDGVTFDDRFGLGSDAIPTIGNPISIDAIQEFQVEISPFDVTQGNFTGGAVNAVTRSGTNTFSGSVYAYGRNQNFISEQLAGESNPIDEFSEYQVGARLGGPIIENELFFFVNAEVKRENSPLFTLNEANFNGNESELQQITDITQNQYSYNPGGFGDLSERTDDWKIFAKLDWNISNDHRLTYQQNLVNGYDDRGISRGNFAYSLGNRQYRQRGNQSNFSVQLNSSWSDNITSEAKVAYTRLRQEADFGDNPFPSVRVQTPTGGNVDFGVERFRHANELDQDYLELTANVTYFVGSHTLTFGTNNYLNQFRNLFIQDALGTYEFQNQFDNDGNLIESGIDRFARGAPTRYQYSYSTDENQFGTQPDADWGYNTFALYAQDEWAVNNQLTLTLGVRADLTVFPEDPPSNQTFAQDFSGFDTGNVPDPTLQFNPRFGFNWNDGSTQVRGGAGLFSGGEPGVWLSNQYSNTGVDLARLDVRDDFDSGFFSADVNNQPRPGDGSGLEPIETTEVNITDPDFKINQIFRGNLAVEQRLPWNLVGTVEFLYSNNLQDVTYQNLNLPGANQNVTVTDGRPYFGDVSFNDEGNPVYSQRRVSDNFTDVLLLTNTDLGYQWSLTTQLRKEFSDGWFADVSYTYADGKSVNDGTSSRAISNWQFNEVPGDPNNAPAARSIHITPHRFLASASYQMTYGGRYATTFSLIYEGRQGNPLTYAYFTQPNQSINGDYRGSNDLVYVPANENDVILRNTTWEELDNFIENNDALRENRGQIVPRGEGNQPWVNLIDFRITQNIQTFGGQSLELSLDILNFGNLIGRMIGQDTWGVERFASNGVVTEITFEGFDATEQADGSVELQPIISFDPDRVPNNIDQFTLSNTNSRWRAQLGLRYSF from the coding sequence ATGATTAAAAAGTGGCTTCTGTTTTTAACACCTATCCTATTTCTACCGATGCTCGTGTCGGCGCAGAGCGTCACGGGGGCAAATATAAACGGTACCGTCACAGATTCAGACGGTGAATCACTCCCCGGAGCAACTGTAATTGCTGTTCATGAACCTTCGGGAACAGAGTATGGAACAACTACACGATCCGATGGCCGGTTTAATATCCGGAATGTTCGAATTGGGGGTCCATACACCATTCGCGTAACATTTATCGGGTTCCGATCTGCAGAGCAGGAAGATATTAACCTCGAACTTTCACAGGATTACAGGATCGACTTTACGCTGGTTGATGAAACACTTGATCTCGGGGAGGTCTCCGTTACCGCCCAGAGGGATGCTGTAATCAGTGGTGACAGGAGCGGTGCCCGTTCACGCGTGAGCCGTGATCAGCTTGATGTGCTTCCCTCCATCAACCGGAGCATTCAGGATTATACGCGGCTGAGTCCGCAGGTAAGCGGCAGCAATATTGCAGGCCGCAGCGGCAGAAGAAACGCCATTCAAATTGACGGTGTGACATTTGATGACCGGTTTGGCCTGGGTTCAGATGCGATTCCTACAATTGGGAACCCGATCTCAATTGATGCCATCCAGGAGTTCCAGGTTGAGATTTCGCCTTTTGATGTAACCCAGGGGAACTTTACCGGCGGCGCAGTGAACGCTGTTACACGTTCAGGAACAAATACATTTTCAGGTTCTGTGTATGCATATGGAAGAAATCAAAACTTTATCAGTGAGCAGCTGGCAGGGGAATCCAACCCGATTGATGAATTTTCTGAATACCAGGTAGGTGCGCGTCTTGGCGGGCCCATCATAGAAAATGAGCTTTTCTTTTTTGTAAATGCTGAAGTGAAGCGTGAAAATTCTCCGCTCTTTACGTTGAATGAGGCTAACTTCAACGGTAATGAATCAGAACTGCAGCAGATCACCGATATCACCCAGAATCAATATAGCTACAATCCTGGCGGTTTTGGAGATCTGAGTGAGCGAACAGACGACTGGAAGATTTTTGCAAAACTCGATTGGAATATATCCAATGATCACCGTCTGACGTATCAGCAGAATCTGGTAAACGGGTACGATGACAGAGGAATTAGCCGTGGTAATTTTGCTTACTCACTTGGCAATCGCCAGTACAGGCAGCGCGGAAATCAGAGCAACTTCTCCGTACAGCTGAACAGTTCCTGGAGTGATAATATCACATCAGAAGCAAAAGTAGCCTACACGAGACTACGCCAGGAAGCCGATTTTGGTGATAACCCGTTTCCAAGTGTCCGCGTCCAAACCCCAACCGGCGGTAACGTCGACTTTGGAGTTGAACGATTCAGGCACGCCAATGAGCTTGATCAGGACTACCTGGAACTGACTGCAAATGTGACCTATTTCGTAGGTTCACACACGCTTACATTTGGCACCAACAACTACCTGAATCAATTCAGAAACCTGTTTATCCAGGATGCACTGGGTACCTATGAGTTCCAGAATCAATTTGATAACGATGGCAATCTAATTGAGAGCGGAATTGACCGTTTTGCCAGAGGAGCCCCGACTCGCTATCAATACAGCTATTCAACGGATGAGAATCAATTTGGTACTCAGCCCGATGCAGATTGGGGATACAACACCTTTGCACTTTACGCGCAGGATGAATGGGCGGTAAATAATCAGCTAACACTGACTCTCGGAGTTCGTGCTGATCTCACAGTATTTCCAGAGGATCCACCGAGTAACCAAACATTTGCACAGGATTTTTCAGGGTTTGACACCGGTAATGTGCCTGATCCGACTCTGCAGTTCAATCCGCGGTTCGGGTTTAACTGGAATGACGGCAGTACACAGGTTCGTGGCGGAGCCGGCCTTTTCTCAGGCGGTGAACCCGGCGTGTGGCTCTCCAATCAGTACAGTAATACGGGTGTAGATCTCGCAAGGTTGGATGTTCGGGATGATTTTGATTCCGGATTCTTTTCCGCTGATGTGAACAACCAGCCACGTCCCGGTGACGGAAGCGGCCTGGAACCGATCGAAACCACTGAGGTAAACATCACGGATCCTGACTTTAAAATTAACCAGATTTTCCGCGGCAACCTTGCCGTTGAACAGCGTCTGCCATGGAATCTTGTGGGTACTGTTGAATTTCTCTACAGCAACAACCTTCAGGATGTAACCTATCAGAATCTTAATCTGCCCGGAGCAAATCAAAATGTAACGGTAACGGACGGACGACCCTATTTTGGTGATGTTTCATTTAATGATGAGGGGAACCCCGTCTATTCGCAGCGCAGAGTGAGTGATAACTTCACGGATGTTCTTCTGCTCACCAATACAGATTTGGGATACCAGTGGAGCCTTACAACACAGCTCCGGAAAGAGTTTTCCGACGGATGGTTTGCGGATGTCTCGTACACGTACGCTGACGGTAAATCAGTAAATGACGGAACATCAAGCCGTGCCATTTCCAACTGGCAGTTTAACGAAGTACCGGGAGATCCGAACAATGCTCCGGCAGCACGTTCCATACATATCACACCACACAGGTTTCTTGCATCTGCATCGTACCAGATGACGTATGGTGGAAGATATGCCACAACGTTCTCTCTGATTTATGAAGGAAGACAGGGGAACCCGTTGACGTACGCCTACTTTACCCAGCCGAACCAAAGTATAAACGGCGATTATCGCGGGTCTAATGACCTTGTGTACGTTCCGGCGAACGAAAACGATGTTATTCTTCGAAACACCACCTGGGAAGAGCTCGATAACTTCATTGAGAATAATGATGCCCTTCGGGAAAACCGGGGGCAAATTGTTCCGAGAGGAGAGGGCAACCAGCCTTGGGTAAACCTGATTGATTTCAGGATTACGCAGAATATTCAGACCTTTGGCGGGCAATCACTGGAGCTCTCGCTCGATATTCTGAACTTTGGAAACCTGATAGGACGAATGATCGGCCAGGATACCTGGGGTGTGGAACGGTTTGCATCAAACGGTGTAGTGACTGAAATCACATTTGAAGGATTTGACGCCACCGAACAGGCCGACGGATCCGTTGAGCTGCAGCCAATCATAAGTTTCGATCCTGATCGTGTACCGAATAATATTGATCAGTTTACTCTTTCAAATACCAACTCCCGCTGGAGAGCACAGCTTGGGTTAAGGTATTCGTTTTGA
- a CDS encoding four helix bundle protein, with the protein MKTFRDLNVYKKSFKLHIEIHELSMTFPKFEMYELGSQIRRSSNSVPANIAEGYNNQHTNIYLEGLNRSIGESQETQHHLGAACEKGYISHDEFVEIDGRYTECIKMLFGLRKALLNKHR; encoded by the coding sequence ATGAAGACTTTTAGAGATCTTAATGTTTATAAAAAATCATTCAAGCTTCATATAGAGATTCATGAACTGTCTATGACATTTCCGAAGTTTGAAATGTATGAATTAGGTTCGCAGATCAGGCGATCTTCAAATTCTGTACCCGCAAACATTGCTGAGGGATATAACAATCAACATACAAACATCTATTTGGAAGGTTTAAACCGTTCCATTGGTGAATCACAAGAGACGCAGCATCATCTTGGTGCAGCTTGTGAAAAGGGGTACATAAGCCACGATGAATTTGTTGAGATTGATGGCAGGTATACAGAATGCATAAAGATGTTGTTTGGTTTAAGAAAAGCTCTGCTAAATAAGCATAGGTAG
- the cdaA gene encoding diadenylate cyclase CdaA: protein MSIPIGFLEFGLRDLLETLVIATVLYYLYRWIRGTFAIQAAVGLLFIILVNLVVSLLGFTTLNFILRSILDVGVLAVFIIFQPEIRKLLYSLGQNTTFDRFVGRSGSETTIDEVIDAVRSMSHSKTGALIVFARRSSLQDLVDFGVKLDSTVKSELLETIFQRDTPLHDGAVVIRNNRIVAASCYLPISQNPNISSVFGTRHRAAVGVSETNNVFVIVVSEETGRISVARNGDLTSGLSIQKLRSEMEKALGIADAEDVGFSSDKADLEMK, encoded by the coding sequence ATGTCAATCCCCATTGGTTTTTTAGAATTCGGTTTGCGCGACCTGCTGGAAACACTGGTTATCGCTACCGTTTTGTATTATCTCTACCGGTGGATCCGCGGAACGTTTGCAATTCAGGCAGCTGTCGGACTGCTGTTCATCATTTTAGTAAACCTGGTTGTGAGCCTGCTCGGCTTTACTACGCTAAACTTCATTCTCCGAAGTATTCTTGATGTAGGTGTGCTGGCGGTGTTCATTATTTTCCAGCCCGAAATTCGTAAGCTTCTCTATAGCCTGGGGCAAAATACCACGTTCGATCGGTTTGTTGGGAGATCCGGATCAGAAACCACTATTGACGAAGTAATTGACGCGGTTCGCAGTATGTCGCACTCCAAAACCGGTGCGCTGATTGTTTTCGCACGACGTTCATCGCTCCAGGATCTTGTGGATTTTGGAGTTAAGTTGGATTCTACCGTAAAATCGGAACTGCTGGAGACAATTTTTCAGAGAGACACTCCCCTTCACGATGGTGCCGTGGTGATAAGAAATAACCGGATTGTGGCGGCAAGCTGCTATCTGCCGATCTCCCAAAATCCAAATATCTCCTCCGTTTTCGGAACCCGGCATCGGGCGGCAGTGGGTGTAAGTGAAACCAATAACGTTTTTGTAATTGTGGTTTCCGAAGAGACCGGGCGAATCTCAGTCGCCCGAAACGGAGATCTCACCAGCGGGCTTTCTATTCAAAAACTCCGTTCCGAAATGGAAAAAGCACTGGGTATTGCCGATGCTGAAGATGTAGGATTCAGCTCCGACAAGGCAGATTTGGAGATGAAGTAG
- a CDS encoding IscS subfamily cysteine desulfurase encodes MIYLDYAATTPMSQTALNAYQQAATRFFGNSNSLHDAGSNASGALESSRKLFGNLLGVPHHGIHFTGSGSEAAFLAIYGLTMAAKKSFSSTVTPHIITSMAEHSCVRNSFSWLAKHHGVEVSFISSLENGTINLDELKDELRPDTALISIQHVNSETGAINPLQEIGDLLSNHPASFHSDCVQSFCKLELKPADWGLDSITISGHKVHGPKGIGAAYINPKAQWEPFIPETNQEHGFRHGTADVPAVVAFAAAAREQLEKRESDYHHVHQLKERFTDILNETCGDSIMIEGDPDNCSPYITGIRLKGMEGQFAMLQCSQKGVGISTGSACQVNEQKPSATMVAMGRDDEDAKQFIRFSFDASTTLQEIEKGADVLANVLKSHLEHVKL; translated from the coding sequence ATGATTTATCTTGATTACGCTGCCACCACACCGATGAGCCAAACCGCCCTGAACGCTTACCAGCAGGCTGCCACACGTTTTTTCGGGAATTCCAACAGCCTTCATGATGCGGGATCTAATGCTTCTGGTGCGCTGGAGAGCTCCCGCAAACTTTTCGGCAATTTGCTTGGCGTTCCCCATCACGGAATCCACTTTACCGGAAGCGGGAGTGAAGCGGCGTTTCTTGCAATTTACGGCCTTACAATGGCGGCAAAAAAAAGCTTCTCATCAACTGTAACTCCCCATATTATCACCTCCATGGCTGAACACAGCTGTGTGCGAAACAGTTTTTCCTGGCTTGCGAAACATCATGGAGTTGAAGTGAGCTTTATTTCAAGTCTTGAAAATGGAACGATCAACCTGGATGAACTAAAAGACGAACTTCGCCCGGATACAGCCCTGATTTCCATTCAGCATGTAAATTCTGAAACGGGCGCCATCAACCCGCTGCAGGAGATCGGCGATCTGCTGAGTAATCATCCCGCATCGTTCCACAGTGACTGCGTTCAAAGTTTCTGCAAACTGGAGCTGAAACCCGCTGATTGGGGGCTCGACAGTATCACAATCTCCGGCCATAAAGTTCACGGGCCGAAAGGCATCGGGGCCGCTTACATCAATCCAAAGGCGCAGTGGGAACCATTCATCCCGGAAACGAACCAGGAACACGGATTTCGTCACGGTACGGCAGATGTCCCCGCAGTTGTTGCGTTTGCCGCCGCCGCCCGTGAACAGCTTGAGAAGAGAGAATCTGATTATCACCACGTACACCAACTGAAAGAGCGTTTTACCGATATTCTGAATGAAACCTGCGGTGATTCCATCATGATCGAAGGTGATCCGGACAACTGTTCTCCTTACATCACAGGCATTCGCTTAAAAGGAATGGAAGGGCAGTTTGCAATGCTTCAGTGCAGCCAGAAGGGAGTTGGCATATCCACCGGCAGTGCGTGTCAGGTGAACGAACAAAAACCATCCGCCACTATGGTAGCGATGGGCCGCGATGATGAAGATGCAAAACAGTTTATCCGATTCTCATTTGATGCCTCCACCACTCTGCAGGAGATCGAAAAGGGAGCCGATGTACTGGCTAACGTACTGAAATCGCACCTGGAGCATGTGAAGTTGTAG
- the nadA gene encoding quinolinate synthase NadA yields the protein MEALDFLEKEQTFTLPERYSVLTEEEMKQRIREIKATFGDQLFMPGHHYQKDEVIEFADARGDSLKLAQICTEMEAARFIVFCGVHFMAETADMLTEDHQKVILPDMRAGCSMADMADLDQTEKGWAEMQGRFGDTILPLTYVNSTAAIKSFVGKHGGATVTSSNAKKMLEWAFTQKDRILFLPDQHLGRNTAFDLGISLDEMAVWDPIGRRFEYEGEDLQNVKVILWKGHCSVHEKFNIKHIENLRKKDPEMQILVHPECTYDVVQASDLDGSTSFIINTIEKAPAGSKWAIGTEMNLVNRLIKENPDKEIVSLNPFLCPCLTMNRIDLPHLLWSLEMLESGEVVNHIKVEEEVRKYAVLALNRMLERS from the coding sequence ATGGAAGCACTTGACTTCTTAGAAAAAGAGCAAACATTCACACTGCCTGAACGCTATAGCGTCCTCACTGAAGAGGAGATGAAGCAGCGTATACGGGAGATTAAAGCTACATTCGGCGATCAGCTGTTTATGCCGGGTCACCATTACCAGAAGGATGAGGTGATTGAGTTTGCCGACGCACGGGGCGATTCTCTGAAACTTGCGCAGATCTGTACGGAGATGGAAGCCGCGCGGTTTATCGTGTTTTGCGGTGTTCATTTTATGGCGGAAACGGCTGACATGCTCACGGAGGATCATCAAAAAGTGATTTTACCCGATATGCGTGCCGGCTGCTCGATGGCGGATATGGCAGACCTGGATCAGACCGAAAAAGGGTGGGCTGAGATGCAGGGCCGGTTTGGAGACACCATCCTGCCACTGACCTATGTAAATTCTACCGCGGCGATAAAATCATTTGTAGGAAAGCATGGCGGCGCTACCGTAACCTCATCCAATGCAAAAAAGATGCTGGAGTGGGCGTTTACTCAAAAGGATCGGATTCTGTTTCTGCCTGATCAGCACCTTGGCAGAAATACGGCGTTTGATCTTGGAATATCGCTGGATGAAATGGCGGTATGGGACCCTATTGGCCGACGGTTTGAGTATGAGGGCGAGGATTTGCAAAACGTGAAAGTGATTTTATGGAAAGGCCACTGCTCGGTCCACGAGAAATTCAATATCAAACATATTGAAAACCTGCGAAAAAAAGATCCAGAGATGCAGATCCTGGTACATCCTGAGTGTACGTATGATGTGGTTCAGGCTTCTGATCTCGACGGGTCCACATCGTTTATTATCAATACGATCGAAAAGGCACCGGCCGGAAGTAAATGGGCCATTGGAACGGAGATGAACCTGGTGAACCGGCTGATCAAAGAAAATCCCGATAAAGAGATCGTGTCGCTCAATCCATTCTTGTGTCCGTGCCTGACCATGAACCGGATCGACCTGCCGCACCTGCTCTGGTCGCTTGAAATGCTGGAGAGCGGCGAGGTTGTCAATCATATCAAAGTTGAAGAAGAGGTGCGAAAATACGCTGTTCTTGCACTGAACAGGATGCTGGAGCGGTCGTAA